The stretch of DNA TGGCCATCATTGTCAGTTTGACGTTACGTATTGTTAttcaataagtaaaaaaaaacatagtagtttaattttaaacaagtCGAGAAACTTTGCAGAAGAAATATGATTTTCATATTATTGAGTCTTATGCTCTGcaacaaatgcaaaaaaaatatagaaaacaaaagaaaacttctTTTGAATGTTATGCTGCTGCGAGTCATAACTAAACGAATTTTAGTTAGACTACCGCCCGCTAGATGGGTCTGTCGTATTATGGtaacaaaaaaaccggccaagtgcgagtcggattcGCACGCgaaaggttccgtaccattatttaaaatcacgttAGTTGTATAGGAgcctcccaaaatatttattttattctagttttcagtatttgttgttatagcggcaacagaaatacatcatctgtaaaaatttaaactctctaaccatcacggttcatgagatacagtctaGTGACGggcggacagaggagcgaaaacaatagggtcccgttttaccctttgggtacggaaccctaaaaaatgccGGTTGTTTAAGTTGAAAAATGTTGAAATACTTATATCCGGTAATCTGTTTCGCGCATACAATATTCCTCCGGAGGGTATCAAATAATGAGTAGCAAATTACTTAATCTCTGTTGGTTTTTTCAGCCATTTCTCTTATGgtaagttgcaccatttaacaatAACGATTACTGACACATTTTCAGCTGTCAAATCATCGATCTGACCAATGGGCGGGGATTTAGGGATGGCCGTTTATAGTTTAGTTATAGTTAAATTGTGCAACTCATCTTTAATTACTAAGAAACTGCGGTAAtcagttaatttaaaataaataattggctCTATTATCAAACTCAATGTTCTCTTtcgaaatacaataaaacatcaataattaggattttaattacatattttatgaagcTGTGAACTCGTGTAAAATAAGTAGCTAACTATTAAATCATCGGTTTGTGAACAACATGGATTGATAGCACAACTTCAAAACTTGCAaatattagttaaaatattacCGATGGGTTCGTGTGTAAGTAATAATACTGaattaaaaggaaatatttcactatcttatatacttacctactttttattttatacctagaCTTGTAGCTCGCCTTAGGatgtaatttgaacatcttcggcagttgttaccggtagtcagaagctagtaagtttgacaacctggggctcgattctcctaagttaataatgtcaaaattgaatagaaatcgaatcgcaatatgatcgcaataagcagttttaaccatatcgggcattctgctactaatataagaccaatcgtattataacgacattcgattggtttgcgattggtctgctattttggtgattttggtcttacggtagtttgctctacaatcatattgcaatcgtaaatcaaattgaatgacagaaaaggataaaaacgtttatttcaaagaaaaaatagcggaatgccacatacgcttcaatcgtaatcgagtcgggattggatctcagtcgaatgtgaattgtatgtttcttaaataaaatttggagaatcgggcccctgtcttaccttggggtattgggttgccccggTAACTGGCTGAGGAGGTCAGtcaagcagtcgctccttatggcacactggtactcagctgcatgccgttagactggaagccgaccaaaataggaaaagactaggcagatgataatatgAAGGGTTTTTCTGGGTTCCACAGAAACTGCTACCGGTTTTACTGACGTGCGTGGTGGTGGCCATGAGCCTGAATCCCGGCGGCTGGCTGGATCGCGTTGTCCAGTATTACAAGACCAAGTTCTATAATGAACTTGAGAAATTAGCTCCTATTAATATACACGGTAAGACGAGGAAGGAAAGGTCTTATGGTCTACTAGTGGCTGAGGATTTTTGTCTGATTTTTGTCCTATTGAAGAGTGACGTGGCCTATAAACAGTTTGAGAAATATGAACAGCCcgttatttcattaaaagtaaaagccaaagtaatgtcataaagtaaaagtaacggacaaattcgttttttcacgattttatctattagttttgctgttactttagccttgataaaacgaatttgaccgttacttttactttatgacattactttggtttttactttggcttttacttttgatgaagaaactgggtGTTCTCTTTAGCATTATTTTGCAACAAGCATTTGATAGTGATTTCCCCACGTATTAAGGGACTCAATGCCGAAATTGGCTtgtctcaaacaattttttggcctaatctatacagtttttgacggcgaaaaaaaatatattaatcttGAAGATATTTCTGAGCACCCTGTAAATTTCAAAACACGTTTTCGAAAAGTTTTCTCTATACAAAAAAATAGTAAACCCACCTCTAAACTGATCTTCTGACAAAAATATCTGCATTACTTATCAACGTACATtgttaaaaattttaacattaacgAGTCCATATGTAAACACAGAACTTggttaattttgatttttgattactcatctaattttaaagctattaacttatatgtaggtatacggTATagaatccgattagactggaagccgaccccaacaaagttgggaaaaaggctcggaagatgatgaacttatatataggtaggtatgttacgAACGTCGCGTCAACAGGCTTTTCTCTCTTTCCCTCTCGTACGTATTTACGTACGCAAGAGAAAGAGAGTGTTTTGGGAGCATTTAGCCAGgggtgcgggtgaaaccgctggcagaagctagttaatgaTATTTCTGGTACTTGCTCACCAGCCGCGATCCACGAGAAGCCTCCAGGATATGTGGACTCCCAGGAATGGGACTACGAGTCTGTCATACGCTTGCTGACTCTCATACGTACCAGCGAGAACGCGAAGCCGGTCAGGACGGTGCTGCGGCGCATGCTGCAGCCTACCAGACGCATCATGATGTCCATGAAGGAAAGCATGCATAGGTTCCCTAGCCTCATGGTAAGTACGAGAgatactgcctcgttggttttcttaaactttcacaaagcagcccgtagtctgaaagttggtgattgattcacccgtgcatcggagagcacgtaaatgtcggtcctgcgcctgatctctttccggtcgtgtcggattgccgtcccatcgggttatgagagtgaaggaatagggagtgcacctgtgtctgcgcaaatgctcgtgcactataatatgtcctgcacagctggggcccgattctcctaattttacttaagcgccattcgattgaccttcgactcgattcgactgagatccaatcccgactcgattacgattgaagcgtatgtggcattccgctattttttctttgaaataaacgtttttatccttttctgtcattcaataatgaatcattttgtctgcaaatgatttacgattgcaaaatgattgtacagcaaactaccgtatagaccaaaatcatcaaaatagcagaccaatcgcacaccaatcaaatgtcaatcgaatacgattggtcttttattattagcagggccccgattctcctaattttacttaagcgtcatacgattcacgttcgactcgattcgactgatatccgatcccgactcgattacgattgaagcgtatgtggcattccgctattttttctttgaaataaacgtttttatccttttctgtcattcaataatgaatcattttgtctgcaaatgatttacgattgcaaaatgattgtacagcaaacttccgtatagaccaaagttaaaaaaaagcagaccaatcgcacaccaatcaaatgtcaatcgaatacgattggtcttttattagtagcagaatgcccgatatggttaaaactgctattgcgatcatattgcgattcaatttttactcgattttgacattattaacttaggagaatcgggcccctgaatgcccgatatggttaaaactgctattacgatcatattgcgattcgatttctattcgattttgacattattaacttaggagaatcggggccctggccgatctccttacatgagaacagccgtcgtagcggataatcggctaggaggacatcatcatcattctttcacgcaaaaacggctggaccgatttggttgaaatttggtatgtagatactTAGATAGgtaataccctggattaacacataggcaactttttatcaaaacaccacgcgggcgaagccgctggcggaagctagttatatataaataattgttgaaagGTTTGTAACCTACGGACAGACTTGTGTTGCTttggagtttgttgcgccacttcttcttcccagcaaaaacagtcttttgatatattttgacattcaaaaagCCCTGTTATTCAGCCAAGTTtggataaattattttttaaacaaaaaattaagaccgaccaagtgcgagtcggactcgcgcacgaaggcttccgtaggtatttataaaagggacaaaaaaatcacgtttgttgtatgggagcccccaaaatatttatttaattctagttttcaatatttgttgttatagcggcaacaaaaatacatctatCTATGACGGTACCtacatgagatacagcctggtgacagacggacggacggacagaggagcgaaaacaatagggtcccgttttaccctttgggtacggaaccctaaaaagattaAAGAAGCTGTTGATTAAAACTAATTTCCTTTATTACATCTGTATagatctaattaaaaaaaatatagtaatgtATATTAATTAGTGCCATGTGTGTCGTGGTGTTagtggtcgtggtggcctagtgggtaaagaaccaacctctcgagtatttgggtgtgggttcgattccaggttaggcaagtaccaatgcagcttttctaaatttgaatgtactttctaagtatatcttggacaccaatggcttgaggaaacctggactaggtatagtctgaaatcagcaacccgcattgagcaagcgtgatgattaacgctcaatccttctccgtgtgagaggaggccgcaacccagcagtgggacgatacaaaggctgtaacagaacagaacAGATAGTGCCATGAAGattctaaattataaaaaacgaaaaatgacttctgtggttaaaccactgaatgttttaggttattttttttacaatacgcCATAGAATATCAAAGTACtcatatgcgataggatttaatgtgattgtgcacgacacaccctgtatacgaCCATCACAATTCACAGAAAGACACCAACAATTTCTACTACGACGTGGAGTACACTGACGACGAAGAGGAAATTCCTTCTCCTCCCCTCCACGAGGATCAGATGGTAATTGCCGTGTCCAACCCTGTGGAAGCAAGGCTACCTTCCGCCAAGATCAGCGTCCAACTGCTCAGGCAAGATATCTCTCTTTTCCTTACTGTTAAAGGTGGAAAGACGCTacaaatcttgagctctgaccttcacctgcgcagaagtaatttattgggtcccttttggtgtacgaagtgaggcgcgggggcgggctaaagcggtgattggccgcTTTGCTGCTGGCAACACTTGCAGCCAGTCGTCAAAATAATATGTgttagatttaaaatataaattaaatatatttcggGCCTATATTGTAGTAAATGGCCTTAAATTCGATAGATATTGTAATTAGATGTGTGTATCAGTATTTGTGAGTGATTTCGTTGCAAGATTGTGCATGAAATCGACATATGAAAAACCGGCTGTCATCCTAACAACGGACGGATTTGAAAACATTGAAACCCGGggagtatttcatattttttcgtTATTATATAGTCCAGTCACATCCCTTACCTCTTTCCATACTCAATTAACTTATTACAGAAGTCCCTAGCGGcgaaaaagtattaaaatagcCCGCCTTGTTGTAAAGTTTATAGGTAGTTAATTTCCAACAGCTGATCAAAACAACAGTAGCTGTAAGATACTTTTCACCGCTCAGAGAATAATGACTTAGCCTGTTATTTCACAGTTAGCTACTTAAATTAGCTGCGATTCAACCAACAAGGCCttaaaagttaaaagttaatttctttttcaaaattacaaagGACAAATTATACCCTCaacttttatatatatttttttattttccatctATCTTTTAAAATTCCTTTAGCTTCATAAACTTGTCATAAGTAGATACTGCATACAGAGTATGCATTTCCCTTAATTCTTTTAACTCAAACTCTGTATTTGTTCATTAACATCTAAATTGTTCTATTACTTTACACAATTAGTTTCCCCAAATTTACTAGTTACTTAGGTTCTTTACTTTCTCAACTTTCTCCTTCCTTCACTTAGCTGTCTCTTCTGACATTCCAGGGTGCCTTTGGGTTAGCATACCATCATGATGACCCGCAGTGCTGCACTCTTGGATGAAAAGTTGAGGGCTACGCTAAAGGAACTGGAATCCAGGAAAAACCTGTGCGATCAACTGTTGCAGGAGAGGGATGACAGTGAGGTAGAAGTAAAACGCATAGTAGACAAGAACACTGACCTCAAGAATCAATTGGCAGAATTACATATCCAACACATGGACATACTTGACCAACACAACCACCTCCGTCAACTTGTGTCAAATTACCAAGAGTGTCATGACACACATGAACTGGCATTGAGGCGGATCTCTGAACTGGAAATCGAGTTAAGCAGGGCCCACAACACCATTACACAGTTGGAAGCTGCCAAATCCAGTGAACAGTCTGCGAACACCTGCAGCCTGTACAATGAGTTATATAGTCGGTAGCTTGTCCGGACCCCCTTGTAATGAGCCAATTGTTACTATTGACCTTACCAATGACACTTTAGTTAAAAGTAGAACATTAAAttctcataataaaattaaaaaatatttaaaattaaatagaattatAGGAAAAATTAGGAAAACTTTAAAGAAGGAAAAAGTGtgtaaaacaaataacattcttagaaagaaaaacattaatttgttaAGTGACTTAAACAATTGTGAAGAAAAATTGGATGTTTGTAGGTATATCTATGAGAGAGACACTCAGCGCTTACAAGAGGATCTATGTCGTACAGAATCTTCTCTTAGGGATATTTGTAGCAAATATGAAGCATCGCAACATGTCCTGAGTGAGCGCATGCTGGAGGCCTGTGAGCTGGCTGACCTAGTGAGGCAAAATGCAGAGAGGCAGGAGTCTCTGACAAAATACCTCTCTTGTAATCATGCCAGCACTTCAAAATCTGAGCAACAATTAATCACCTCCATGGCACCGGTGTCTCAACCGGTTGACACTCTCCCATGTAATCCTCCAACATCTGAGTTGCAGTTAGTCACCAGCATGGCTCCAGTGTGTCAAGTAGTAGATTCCAGCGACTCCAttgcaaatattaatttaaataataatacaaatattaattacatattttcagATCATTTTGGTCAAGGTTTTGGTAGCATTTTTAATCAGTGTTCGCATCATAAGGTAATTAATCATTGTGTACCTGGTGCCAGTTTTAGCCACttaattagaaatattaaaTCATCACAGCTTAATCCCATTTCAACTGTTATATTGCTTTATGGGGATAGCCTGGCTGTTACAAAGAAAGACATATTAGAATGTGTTTCCTTGATGACACatttaaatgaaactaaaaaaatcaaattcatACTGTGTGCTTTGCCTTATTCTGACAGTTTATCAATGGAACAAAATAGGCacatatttgatttaaatatgttaatttataataGGACATGTCGTCTTGATAAtgcgattttattttttgatataaaCCAATTTACAAGTAGATTTAAATTAACTGAATACTCAATGTATTTGCCACCTAGCTGTAGAAGACACATTGCTAATCTTTTAGCATATAATATACACATTGACACTGGTACTTATTACATACCTACGGATACTGTTAGTAGTACTACTAACATAATTATTGATTCGCCCagtagtttaaactattaggcGCGACAAAGGATGGACCGCATGTAttgaatgttgtacatcaaaacatgcAGGGCCTGTCTGGCAAAGAAttagaattaagtttatttatggaAACCCACAATGTTCATGTTTTGTGTTTAACTGAACATTGGTTAAAAGAGCATGAGTTATTGTTTATTAATGATAACAATTACACAATACAAAGTGCGTTTGTAAGAAATAAGGCTATTCGAGGCGGCTCCTTGATTctagtttcaaataatttaaaatgtaaacaacgccTGGATATAGTTAAACTTTCTATCGAGCGCACTATAGAGTTGTCCTGTGTGGAACTTGAGCGTTATATTATAATCTGCGTTTACCGCCCCCCCCCAAGGAGATTTCAATATATTCGAATCGGTAATTGAAGAttcacttaataaattaaaatcaagtcaCAAACGTAAAATTGTATGTGGtgatttcaatgttaatatcTTGGAGGCCTCGCCATTAACTACTAGAATTTTGAACTTATTTAAGTCTTTCAATttagtaaatttattttatgaaccaaCGAGAATAACGGCTTCTTCTTCTACTTGTCTCGATAATATATTTACCGATTCCGatgaatcaaataataatttagtctTCAACGCCCTCACGTCTGACCACTGTGGCCAAAAAGTGAGTTTTCCCATGGTTATCCATACGAGTCCACTTAAAATTGAATGCAGGCCCCATTCAGCTAGTCGTTGTAACAGATTTAAATGTAATGTAGCTAAAAAAATTAATCCCAAAATTATTAACAACGAGGATCCTAATGCCATCTATGGATCACTTTTCAGTATTGTTCAGAATGAATTTGATTCtacatttaaaactaaaactttggAAATTAAAAGTACCTCGGCTAACTTTAATCAATGGGCCACGAcaggtatttataaaagtagagCGAGGCTGTATGagctatatgaaataaaaacgtatCAATTTGATGATGCGTTTGTTAGTTATGTTAAGcaatattctaaattattaaaaaaggtTTGTAATATGGCAAAATCTAAATTCATAAGCGACACTATTAAAAAGTctaataataaagttaaaactacatggaaaataataaataacgaaacTGGTAAATCGGTCAGTCATGAAAAGAAGTTTGAAATCCTAGTCGATAACAAACTTGTTAGTCATGCGGACGACGTAGCAAAAGCCTTTAACGAGTTCTTTGCCGATATACCCATAGCTACAACTCGCTCCTTAAATTCTTCTTCGACTGATGCTGAGAAGCTTTTGCGTAGTAGTGTACCCAAGTGTGACTTCTTATTCAAGTTTAAGCATGTAACGCCGCATGACGTCATCAATGTCTTCAAAACTCTTAAGTCAAAAAACACCGGTGATTACTGGGGTATTTCCACTAAACTTTTAAGTAATATCATTGACATTGTTGCTCCCTATCTAGCTGTTACATTCAATAAATGCGTTGATGCGGGTGTATTTCCCGACCTCATGAAACAAAGTAAAGTCGTTCCCTTGTTTAAATCAGGAACCAAGTCGGATATTGGTAACTTTAGACCAGTGATTCCCAAAGTGGTCCAGGTGGACCCCCAGGGGTCCACGGGAGACTTGCTGGGGGTCTACGTAGGCGTGAACAAAAAATGGGGGTCCATAAGATGTTAATGGGGGTCCACGAAAATTTATCTGCTTTTGATAGTAAAGAGCAAAAATGTAAGCATAGTTTTTATAAGGGCCTACCTACattgttttaagtacctatctaagcagataatattttaataaggcaAGCGACTGTTACTTGTCCAAACTTGCGTATTCGATATTACGTACAATTTCGTGTACAGACTTGCAAAGCGCACAGTACGTGTAcagatttaaaagaaaacttcaTCAAATTCAAAGCAGACATTGCGTATTTGAcagatatgtttaaaaaaattaatgataTTAACTTGCAGTTACAAGGGGACAgcctgaatttaataaaaacaatgggGATAATTTCGGCTTTTCTTGGGAAATTGAAATTTATGAAGCAAAACATTAGTCGGCGCGAATTCTCTCAATTTCCAAACTTGTCGCAGGTAGAATGTATTGATGAGGATATCCATACCTACAGTCAACATTTAAGTGCCCTGCATGATGACTTCAAAACTAGGTTTGAAGATATACTGACGATGGATATACCACCATGGATCATAAATCCATTTGATGAAACGGAAGTGGCCAATGTTGACAAGAGGAGCTGCTCAAGCTAAGCACTAATGAGGAGCTGAAGGTGAAATTTAGAAAAGGCTACCCAACATTTTGGCTGCAAGCAGAAATACTCGAAAAATATCCTGGACTGTAGGAAATCGCAAGGAAATTTTTAATAGCTTTTCCCTCGTCATACCTTGTCGAAAGGAGTTTTAGTGCCGTTACAAAcctcttaacaaaaaaaaaaggagCAAATTAAATATCACAGAGCGGGGGGATTTGCGGTTAttgctcacaaaaataaagccaAACATTGATCGTTTGCTGACACTCCATCAGATACATCCTTCCCATTAATTAAAATGGTGACCTGAACCTATAttaccttaatatttttttcttgtaattctattcttttaataaataaagtgatataaaatgtaccatttttcgtttttattttacatatcggAATATAGGGACAGAACTCAGAAGtgacacaatttttattttttggcgaCTTTAAGAATGTGGTAGAAATGTAGCAGCAGGGGGTCCACCGAAACCAGTAAAATTTTGAAAGTGGTCCACGagtaaaataagtttgggaactactgctttagaccaatttcaattctacctgcgtttagtaaaatatttgaaaagttaatactcaagcagttgctcagttattttaatgtaaattgccTCCTCCATAgcgaacaatatggctttactaGAGGTCGTTCGACTACTGATGCTGGTGTTgctcttttaaaacatatttttaatgcatggGAAAACTCTCAAAACGCAATTGGAGTCTTTTGCGACCTCTCCAAAGCATTTGATTGCGTTCAACATGACACACTTTTACGCAAGTTACGTTATTACGGCGTTCAAAACGGAGCTTTAAACGTCatagaatcatatttaaatcaTAGATTGCAATGCGTAGACATCAACGGTGTCAAATCTTCAGGCCTACCAGTTCAATTAGGCGTGCCGCAGGGTTCTATTCTAGGTcctttcttattcttagtgtatataaatgatttaccattccatttgaaaaatatatgtgatgtagtattatttgcagatgatacatctctcattttcaaagttgataggaatagacaGCAATTTGATGACGTGAACAATGCACTCTCcttagttacgcactggtttacagcaaataatttagttcttaatgctaaaaaaaccaAATGTGTTAAGTTCACCTTGCCTAATGTAAAACACTTAGGACCTAAGATTatcctaaataatgaagttcttgaaactgtgaagtcaacagtgtttctgggaataacagttgatgcaaagctacagtggggctcacatatatctagcctcgcgggtagacttagttctgctgcctacgccgtcagaaaagtaagacaattcactgacgtagacacagctcgactagtctattttagttattttcattgcgttatgtcctacggtattctactgtggggcaaagctgcagatatagaaaacattttcgtattacagaaacgagctgttcgtgcaatatataagttaggtagcaagcattccttaagggaactttttaaagaaataggtatccttactgtggcatcgcaattcatccttgctaacatattatacattaggcagaatattcatcactacaccaagaaaagtgatgtccacagtatcaacactaggaacaagcataaactgtgcgtacccattcacaggcttcacaaggtgcatggaacatttatggggcttggtattcgattttataataaacttcctcagtcgtttttagaattgccttttgataaatttaaagtgcaGATCAAATCTATCCTGTCGAAGAAAGCTTATTATACAGTTAATGActacataaacgataaaaatagttggtcctcatgttaaacactggacagcttcaaaagttatcattatgagttgatgtgatttatattattttatacgtgacatttttttattttatgtatactgactaattaccatcatcgttctgtttttacgatgagttgttccttaattttgtaaatggtctactagcgactgcgaatctattagtattaactgttttcttgtagtgtagctgcaagtcgtcatgctccctttgacggtattgcttgcggtagcgtcggtggtcgggttgcctccctccctcaaaaatgtgcgaggggggcgatggctgatcctcgcgttatgctcgtgaacgggtgctgcttgtggtaccaggtcgtcttgctgactacatatttgtacacccgtaatatacctaatgtatatgattttggtttgaacggtagtcctagttcaccgttttcattgtttatgttgttattttattttttcataaaaactctttgacatgtcggtgggtgcaccctaaactatatctatcttcactgaatggaggctttatattttttttatatttttcactctttttttaatagatttattttgtaactgcttgagt from Helicoverpa zea isolate HzStark_Cry1AcR chromosome 28, ilHelZeax1.1, whole genome shotgun sequence encodes:
- the LOC124643655 gene encoding uncharacterized protein LOC124643655 translates to MGSCKLLPVLLTCVVVAMSLNPGGWLDRVVQYYKTKFYNELEKLAPINIHAAIHEKPPGYVDSQEWDYESVIRLLTLIRTSENAKPVRTVLRRMLQPTRRIMMSMKESMHRFPSLMKDTNNFYYDVEYTDDEEEIPSPPLHEDQMVIAVSNPVEARLPSAKISVQLLRDILVARAQAAKQMPPTARSIIPWIPMNTTFAIIGHVGGGGNDSAAGGGNETGGGGGGDGGKEDGASGNGTGGNDTGTVADDSGQESTKAAGS